In a single window of the Rattus norvegicus strain BN/NHsdMcwi chromosome 6, GRCr8, whole genome shotgun sequence genome:
- the LOC103692726 gene encoding keratin-associated protein 5-9-like, translating into MSWDCCDALPVSCGCCDAVQMSCGCCDAVQMSCGCCDAVQMSCGCCDAMQMSYGCCDAVHMSCGCCDAMQMSCGCCAVVQMSCGCCDAVHISCGCCDAVQMSCGCCDAVQMSCGCCDAVHISCGCCDAVHMSCGCCVAVQMSCGCCDAVQMSCGCCDAVQMSWGCCDAVHISCGCCDAVQMSCGCCDAVHMSCGCCVAVQMSCGCCDAVQMSCGCCDAVQMSCGCCDAVHISCGCCDAVHMSCGCCDAVQMSCGCCDAVQMS; encoded by the coding sequence ATGAGCTGGGACTGTTGTGATGCACTGCCAGTGAGCTGTGGCTGCTGTGATGCAGTGCAGATGAGCTGTGGCTGCTGTGATGCAGTGCAGATGAGCTGTGGCTGCTGTGATGCAGTGCAGATGAGCTGTGGCTGCTGTGATGCAATGCAGATGAGCTATGGCTGCTGTGATGCAGTGCACATGAGCTGTGGCTGCTGTGATGCAATGCAGATGAGCTGTGGTTGCTGTGCTGTAGTGCAGATGAGCTGTGGCTGCTGTGATGCAGTGCACATTAGCTGTGGCTGCTGTGATGCAGTGCAGATGAGCTGTGGCTGCTGTGATGCAGTGCAGATGAGCTGTGGCTGCTGTGATGCAGTGCACATTAGCTGTGGCTGCTGTGATGCAGTGCACATGAGCTGTGGCTGCTGTGTTGCAGTGCAGATGAGCTGTGGCTGCTGTGATGCAGTGCAGATGAGCTGTGGCTGCTGTGATGCAGTGCAGATGAGCTGGGGCTGCTGTGATGCAGTGCACATTAGCTGTGGCTGCTGTGATGCAGTGCAGATGAGCTGTGGCTGCTGTGATGCAGTGCACATGAGCTGTGGCTGCTGTGTTGCAGTGCAGATGAGCTGTGGCTGCTGTGATGCAGTGCAGATGAGCTGTGGCTGCTGTGATGCAGTGCAGATGAGCTGTGGCTGCTGTGATGCAGTGCACATTAGCTGTGGCTGCTGTGATGCAGTGCACATGAGCTGTGGCTGCTGTGATGCAGTGCAGATGAGCTGTGGCTGCTGTGATGCAGTGCAGATGAGCTGA